One Eurosta solidaginis isolate ZX-2024a chromosome 5, ASM4086904v1, whole genome shotgun sequence DNA segment encodes these proteins:
- the LOC137254315 gene encoding LOW QUALITY PROTEIN: uncharacterized protein (The sequence of the model RefSeq protein was modified relative to this genomic sequence to represent the inferred CDS: deleted 1 base in 1 codon): MGAIHVETTYSNSATTSTANTNTTLANRLGNMLLNNFLPANNTNLVAYTDTYTSTSSSISRLNVSSASHTHSYNIGSSSSSSTSTSNSISDNTPTLTFPTFRPPSIENLVASSAEDLSNFRDVSFDIFDDNDDLFGSPLAFGASENGLWNGGFVPPPPRPPFFVDEPVWSDGLTRCDLCTWAMPTKSTFIFVGTIEKASELVSALSALLCAIIMVTVVRCRRKKPTNNRNETHVQWWSRHKRSNGNNNNHLRRSNYIYTAHPADSIRGLQQPSLSAASSLTTMIAMGASAAPLHSAAVTPNSVQLPQLPIQLQQQQNHKQQQQYYHHPYHHNSYQPPLYRSHSGGHQRTPDYEYEHEYHQPQELQLQLQHERQNRFSMSSISDSPTLPMTNSLNTTRQMHMHQPQQQEHQLGTVTDGVTVGFGCMIGGGVGTGVSTLGVTRRVVTSNDVSDDSTCRWPNATIVVAS, from the exons atgggCGCAATACATGTTGAAACCACTTACAGCAATAGCGCGACCACCAGCACTGCCAACACCAACACAACATTAGCCAACCGCCTGGGCAATATGTTGCTAAACAATTTTCTGCCTGCCAACAACACAAATTTAGTCGCCTACACTGACACCTACACAAGCACAAGTAGCAGCATCAGCAGGCTAAATGTGAGTAGCGCCAGTCATACTCACAGTTACAACATCggtagcagcagcagcagcagtacTAGTACTAGTAATAGCATTAGTGACAATACTCCTACACTCACATTTCCGACATTTCGTCCGCCAAGCATAGAAAATCTTGTTGCTAGCTCAGCTGAGGATTTAAGCAATTTTCGTGATGTGTCCTTCGATATATTTGATGACAATGACGATTTGTTTGGTTCACCATTGGCATTTGGTGCTAGCGAAAATGGTTTATGGAATGGAGGTTTTGTACCGCCACCACCACGACCACCCTTCTTTGTCGATGAACCAGTATGGAGTGATGGACTGACAAGGTGTGATTTGTGCACATGGGCTATGCCTACGAAAAGCACATTCATATTCGTAGGGACAATAG AAAAAGCCTCAGAATTGGTTTCGGCGCTTTCAGCTTTGCTGTGTGCGATTATAATGGTGACGGTTGTACGTTGTAGAAG AAAAAAACCAACGAACAATCGAAATG AAACCCA CGTGCAATGGTGGTCGCGTCATAAGCGCTCCAATGGCAATAACAACAATCATTTGCGGCGcagtaat tacatatataccgcACATCCAGCAGATAGCATACGTGGATTACAACAACCATCGCTATCGGCAGCCTCATCACTAACCACAATGATCGCAATGGGCGCATCAGCGGCACCGTTGCATTCTGCTGCGGTTACACCGAACTCAGTACAGCTGCCACAATTACCGAttcagctacaacaacaacaaaatcataagcagcaacaacaatattaCCATCATCCATATCATCACAATTCATATCAACCACCATTATATCGTAGCCATAGCGGTGGTCATCAACGTACACCCGATTATGAATATGAACATGAATATCATCAACCACAAGAATTGCAATTACAACTCCAACATGAACGTCAAAACAGATTTTCGATGTCATCGATTTCGGATTCACCAACCTTACCGATGACGAATAGTCTGAATACAACAAGACAAATGCATATGCATCAACcacaacaacaagaacatcaaCTTGGTACAGTAACCGATGGTGTGACAGTTGGCTTTGGTTGTATGATTGGTGGTGGTGTTGGCACTGGTGTGAGCACACTTGGTGTGACACGTCGCGTCGTAACATCTAACGACGTATCTGATGACTCTACATGCCGTTGGCCGAATGCAACAATCGTGgtggccagctga